From a region of the Rhinatrema bivittatum chromosome 15, aRhiBiv1.1, whole genome shotgun sequence genome:
- the LOC115076483 gene encoding mucin-22-like, giving the protein MTMRVEPNQPLLLLMSATGLQGKEVGKLLERLPSTAATVVVFDTETNVNPLFDPNGKGFAERTTNEITTYLSSPNKDSHSTSSNPTVESSLPGRSTLPFSTSAVSLIRNKAGTLNENNADVHQPSTASVDTDHNTETIRSTLSTVIDEFHSHSETISDTSSETAISSSHNLSTQLSTTESVPTIHSTTFHNTLPRAITHRREGTTASNAGRTSTSSAYGTQETDTSTIRTGRTDPSTDNTQGTDTSTNRSGGTDHSSENTQETETTTNTIGRTDTSNGNTQGIDTSANSSEGTDSFSDGKQGRDISTDSTGGTATSSDNTQETYTVTNSTKRTDTSSDNNQGTDTSANSTGGTDSSTHTTQETDPSAESTGRSEKSPQNPLGTDPSGNSTGVTNSSANNTQETDTSTNSTEGTEPSTKIIQGIGSFPKRTGGTESSTYNTQETDKSANSTVGNDTSIDNTQETDKNANNIGRTDPFSDHTQETDTFTNSTGRTDPFFDSARGKDTSANSIERTDPSPDNTLEVDTSVNSTGRTDTPTYNTQETDTSVNSTGRTDISTYNTQETDTSVNSTGRTDTPTYNTQETDTSVNSTGRTDTPTYNTQETDTSVNSTGRTDTPTYNTQETDTSVNSTGRTDTPTYNTQETDTSVNSTGRTELSTDSTHETDPSDSSTWGKETAIDNVQEADPSADDSRGTDRSSDSTLGIDRSANSTGGTAPSTDKTQETNTSTNTGELTLGTDTSASSTGGTDPSTDNIQETDTSTNSSVVNKTSIDTTQDSYTSTKSTERTDTSYDSTQETDTSAKSTGRTATSTISTQGTETFENSTGTSTDITPGTDTSTNSTVATDQSTDNIQGRDTSANCTKGTDLSTDSIQGTDNCGNSTRRNNSFTDRTQGTDTSANSMREIDTYIENTQEKDQFAKSTGGTDPTIVSTQGTVTFANNTGGNDTSTDNTEGTDSSANSTVENDPSTNNTQGTDTSANSTVGTDSSTDNTQGTETSANSTVGTDSSTDNTQGTDTSTNSSVGNDPSTENTQGTETSANSTVGTDSSTDNTEGTDTSDNSTVGTDPSTDNTQGTDTSANSTIGTDSSTDNAQGTKTSANSTVGTDPSTDYTQGADTSANSTIGTDPSTDKTQGTETSANSSLGTDPSTDTTQETETTGNNTVGTDPSSYNTQETDIPGNTIEGIGQSTDNTMETDTSDPSTGTTQGTDTSDPSTDTTQEIESSANNSLSTDPSSDNTKETELSANSTGGMDPSTNKTQETETLANSTVGTDPSTDNTQETEMSANSTLGTDPFTDNFQGTDTSASSTVGTEPSIDNTQETETSANSTLGTDPSTDNFQGTDTSANSTVGTNPSTDATQETETSANSTVGADPSTDNTQETDTSDLSTDTAQGTKTSANNTVLSDPSSDTTQGTDSSANNTVGIDPYTDNTQETDTSDASTDTTQGTDTFDPSTDTTQGTETSANNSLRTDNTQGTEMTANSNVVMDPSTNKTQETDTSANSTVGTDPSTDNTQETDTSDLSTDNTQVTKTSANNTVLMDPSTDNTQGRDTSPNSTMGTDTSTDNTQETETTANNNVGTDTSTDDTQGTDTSASSTVGTESFIDNSQETETSANSTLGTDPSTDNFQGRETSANSTVGTNPSTDNTQGTETSANPSTDNTQETETSTNNTVGKDPSTDNIQGTVTSAITTVEAVPSTNIAQETETFVNSTLGTDPSTDNTQGTDTSANNTMGNDPSIDTTQGTDTSANSTVGTYPSTENTQGENTFANSSVGTDPSTNNTQETETSANNTLGTDPSTDKTQGTETSAKSTVGTYPSTDNAQGTDTSANNTVGNEPSTDTTQGTENSANNTVETGPSTNNTQEIETSDPSTDTTQGREISTNNTVGTDPSTDNTQGTDTSAITTMGAVPSTNNTQGTETSVNNTVGYDPSTKIPRQKTHLPIVLWELT; this is encoded by the exons gtaAAGGTTTTGCCGAACGAACTACAAATGAAATCACCACATATTTGTCATCACCCAACAAGGACTCTCACTCCACTTCTAGCAACCCTACTGTTGAAAGTAGTCTACCAGGAAGGAGTACTTTACCCTTCTCCACATCTGCAGTATCATTAATAAGAAACAAGGCTGGCACTTTGAATGAAAATAATGCAGATGTGCATCAGCCAAGCACAGCTTCAGTCGACACAGATCACAATACAGAGACCATTCGCAGCACATTATCGACTGTCATCGATGAGTTTCACAGTCATTCTGAAACTATATCTGATACTTCTTCTGAAACAGCCATCTCTTCATCCCATAATTTGTCAACTCAGCTCAGTACTACAGAGTCAGTTCCAACTATACACTCAACAACATTTCATAACACACTACCCAGAGCTATTACACATCGAAGAGAAGGCACAACTGCCAGTAATGCTGGGAGAACTAGTACATCATCTGCCTACGGAACCCAGGAAACAGACACGTCCACTATTCGTACTGGAAGAACTGACCCATCCACTGATAATACCCAAGGAACAGACACATCTACCAATAGAAGTGGTGGAACAGACCACTCTTCTGAAAATACACAGGAGACAGAAACAACTACCAATACTATTGGAAGAACTGACACATCCAATGGCAATACCCAGGGAATAGACACATCTGCTAATAGCAGTGAGGGAACTGACTCATTCAGTGATGGTAAACAAGGAAGAGACATATCTACTGATAGTACTGGAGGAACTGCCACATCCTCTGATAATACCCAGGAAACATACACAGTTACTAACAGTACTAAGAGAACTGACACATCCTCTGATAATAACCAGGGAACAGACACATCTGCAAATAGTACTGGGGGAACTGACTCATCCACTCATACTACTCAGGAAACAGACCCATCTGCCGAAAGTACTGGGAGAAGTGAAAAATCCCCTCAAAATCCCCTGGGAACAGACCCATCTGGCAATAGTACTGGGGTAACCAACTCATCCGCTAATAATACCCAGGAAACAGACACATCAACAAATAGTACTGAGGGAACTGAGCCATCCACTAAAATTATCCAGGGAATAGGCTCATTTCCAAAACGTACTGGGGGAACAGAAAGCTCCACTTATAATACCCAGGAAACAGACAAATCTGCCAATAGTACTGTGGGAAATGACACATCCATTGATAATACCCAGGAAACAGACAAAAATGCCAATAATATTGGCAGAACTGACCCATTCTCTGATCATACCCAAGAAACAGACACATTCACTAATAGTACTGGGAGAACTGACCCATTCTTTGATAGTGCCCGTGGAAAAGACACATCTGCCAATAGTATTGAGAGAACTGACCCATCCCCTGATAACACCCTGGAAGTAGACACATCTGTCAATAGTACTGGGAGAACTGACACACCCACTTATAATACACAGGAAACAGACACATCTGTCAATAGTACTGGGAGAACTGACATATCCACTTATAATACACAGGAAACAGACACATCTGTCAATAGTACTGGGAGAACTGACACACCCACTTATAATACACAGGAAACAGACACATCTGTCAATAGTACTGGGAGAACTGACACACCCACTTATAATACACAGGAAACAGACACATCTGTCAATAGTACTGGGAGAACTGACACACCCACTTATAATACACAGGAAACAGACACATCTGTCAATAGTACTGGGAGAACTGACACACCCACTTATAATACACAGGAAACAGACACATCTGTCAATAGTACTGGAAGAACTGAGTTATCCACTGACAGTACGCATGAAACAGACCCATCTGACAGTAGCACCTGGGGAAAGGAGACAGCCATTGATAATGTTCAGGAAGCAGACCCATCTGCTGATGATAGTAGGGGAACTGATAGATCCTCTGATAGTACCCTTGGAATAGATAGATCTGCAAATAGTACAGGTGGAACTGCACCATCTACTGATAAAACCCAGGAAACAAACACATCCACTAATACTGGGGAACT TACCCTCGGAACAGACACATCTGCCAGTAGTACTGGGGGAACTGATCCATCCACTGATAATATCCAGGAAACAGACACATCTACTAATAGTAGTGTGGTAAATAAAACATCCATTGATACTACCCAGGATTCATACACATCCACtaagagtactgaaagaactgacaCATCCTATGATAGTACTCAGGAAACAGACACATCTGCCAAAAGTACTGGGAGAACCGCCACATCCACTATTAGTACCCAGGGAacagaaacatttgaaaatagtACTGGCACATCCACGGACATTACCCCAGGAACAGACACATCTACCAATAGTACCGTGGCAACAGACCAATCCACTGATAATATCCAGGGAAGAGACACATCTGCTAACTGTACTAAAGGAACTGACCTATCTACTGATAGTATCCAGGGAACAGACAACTGTGGCAATAGTACTAGGAGAAATAACTCCTTCACTGATAGAACCCAAGGAACAGATACATCTGCAAACAGTATGAGAGAAATTGACACATACATTGAAAATACCCAAGAAAAAGACCAATTTGCCAAAAGTACTGGGGGAACTGACCCAACCATTGTTAGTACCCAGGGAACTGTCACATTTGCCAATAATACTGGAGGAAATGACACATCCACTGATAATACAGAGGGAACAGACTCATCTGCTAATAGTACTGTGGAAAATGACCCCTCCACTAATAATACCCAGGGAACAGACACATCTGCCAATAGTACTGTGGGAACTGACTCATCCACTGATAATACCCAGGGAACAGAAACATCGGCCAATAGTACTGTGGGAACTGACTCATCCACTGATAATACCCAGGGAACAGACACATCTACCAATAGTTCTGTGGGAAATGATCCATCCACTGAAAATACCCAGGGAACAGAAACATCTGCCAATAGTACTGTGGGAACTGACTCATCCACTGATAATACAGAGGGAACAGATACATCTGACAATAGTACTGTGGGAACTGACCCATCCACTGATAATACCCAGGGAACAGACACATCTGCCAACAGTACTATAGGAACTGACTCATCCACTGATAACGCCCAGGGAACAAAAACATCTGCCAATAGTACTGTGGGCACAGACCCATCCACTGATTATACCCAGGGAGCAGACACATCTGCCAACAGTACTATAGGAACTGACCCATCCACTGATAAGACCCAGGGAACAGAAACCTCTGCCAATAGTAGCTTAGGAACTGACCCATCCACTGATACTACCCAGGAAACAGAAACCACTGGCAATAATACTGTGGGAACTGATCCATCTAGTTATAATACCCAAGAAACAGACATACCTGGCAATACTATTGAGGGAATTGGCCAATCCACTGATAATACCATGGAAACAGACACATCTGACCCCTCCACTGGCACTACCCAGGGAACAGATACATCTGACCCATCTACTGATACTACCCAGGAAATAGAATCATCTGCCAATAATAGTTTGAGTACTGATCCCTCCTCAGATAACACCAAGGAAACAGAACTGTCTGCCAATAGTACTGGGGGAATGGACCCATCCACTAATAAAACCCAGGAAACAGAGACATTGGCCAATAGTACTGTGGGTACTGATCCATCCACAGATAATACCCAGGAAACAGAAATGTCTGCCAATAGTACCTTAGGAACTGACCCATTCACTGATAATTTCCAGGGAACAGACACATCTGCCAGTAGTACTGTGGGAACTGAACCATCCATTGATAATACCCAGGAAACAGAAACGTCTGCTAATAGTACCTTAGGAACTGACCCATCCACTGATAATTTCCAGGGAACAGACACATCTGCAAACAGTACTGTGGGAACTAACCCATCTACTGATGCTACCCAGGAAACAGAAACATCTGCTAATAGTACTGTGGGAGCTGACCCATCCACTGATAATACCCAGGAAACAGATACATCTGACTTATCCACTGACACTGCCCAGGGAACAAAAACCTCTGCCAATAATACTGTGCTATCGGATCCATCCTCTGATACTACCCAGGGAACAGACTCATCTGCCAATAATACTGTGGGAATTGATCCCTATACTGATAATACCCAGGAAACAGACACATCTGACGCATCCACTGATACTACCCAGGGAACAGATACATTTGACCCATCCACTGATACTACCCAGGGAACAGAAACCTCTGCCAATAATAGTTTGAGGACTGATAACACCCAGGGAACAGAAATGACTGCCAATAGTAATGTGGTAATGGACCCATCCACTAATAAAACCCAGGAAACAGACACATCTGCGAACAGTACTGTGGGAACAGACCCATCCACTGATAATACCCAGGAAACAGATACATCTGATTTATCCACTGATAATACCCAGGTAACAAAAACATCTGCCAATAATACTGTGCTAATGGACCCATCCACTGATAATACCCAGGGAAGAGACACATCTCCCAACAGTACTATGGGAACTGACACATCCACTGATAATACCCAGGAAACAGAAACAACTGCCAATAATAATGTGGGAACTGACACATCCACTGATGACACTCAGGGAACAGATACATCTGCCAGTAGTACTGTGGGAACTGAATCATTCATTGATAATTCTCAGGAAACAGAAACATCTGCCAATAGTACCTTAGGAACTGACCCATCCACTGATAATTTCCAGGGAAGAGAAACATCTGCAAACAGTACTGTGGGAACTAACCCATCTACTGATAATACCCAAGGAACAGAAACCTCGGCCA ACCCATCCACTGATAACACCCAGGAAACAGAAACATCTACCAATAATACTGTGGGAAAAGACCCATCCACTGATAATATCCAGGGGACAGTCACATCGGCCATCACTACTGTGGAAGCTGTCCCATCCACCAATATTGCCCAGGAAACAGAAACATTTGTCAATAGTACTCTGGGAACTGACCCATCTACTGATAACACCCAGGGAACAGACACATCTGCCAATAATACTATGGGAAATGACCCGTCCATTGATACTACCCAGGGAACAGACACATCTGCCAATAGTACTGTGGGAACTTACCCATCCACTGAAAATACCCAGGGAGAAAACACATTTGCCAATAGTTCTGTGGGAACTGACCCATCCACTAATAATACCCAGGAAACAGAAACATCTGCCAATAATACTCTGGGAACTGACCCATCCACTGATAAAACCCAGGGAACAGAAACATCTGCCAAAAGTACTGTGGGAACTTACCCATCCACTGATAACGCCCAGGGAACAGACACATCTGCCAATAATACTGTGGGAAATGAACCATCCACTGATACTACCCAGGGAACAGAAAACTCTGCCAATAATACTGTGGAAACAGGCCCATCCACTAATAACACCCAGGAAATAGAAACATCTGACCCATCCACTGATACTACCCAGGGAAGAGAAATCTCTACCAATAATACTGTGGGAACAGACCCATCCACTGATAATACCCAGGGGACAGACACATCTGCCATCACTACTATGGGAGCTGTCCCATCCACTAATAATACCCAGGGAACAGAAACATCTGTCAATAATACTGTGGGATATGACCCATCCACTAAAATACCCAGGCAGAAAACACATTTGCCAATAGTTCTGTGGGAACTGACCTAA